A genomic stretch from Microtus pennsylvanicus isolate mMicPen1 chromosome 11, mMicPen1.hap1, whole genome shotgun sequence includes:
- the Ccdc69 gene encoding coiled-coil domain-containing protein 69 isoform X1: MGCRHSRPSRCKRAEKVEETQTELLETLDKEGRILEGRHEEAGQALQTSSAREKDSSSVSVQEAKASLQNSCAMLASSQEAIQAQMNKVEGSILSQLYKNHIQDYGSPGPFWEQELESLHHVIEMKNERIHELEKQLLLLEMLKEKNLILALKNTTLRQEVEDLQFQAGNRLTVSRQFQKDLLQDLEKESQNGHCCSRRRSH; encoded by the exons GTGgaggagacacagacagaacTCCTGGAGACACTGGACAAAGAGGGAAGGATCCTGGAAGGCCGGCATGAAGAGGCTGGGCAGG CCCTGCAGACGTCAAGTGCACGGGAGAAAGACTCTTCTAGTGTCTCCGTCCAAGAGGCTAAAGCCTCATTGCAG AACTCCTGTGCAATGCTGGCCTCATCACAGGAGGCCATCCAAGCCCAGATGAACAAGGTGGAAGGGTCCATACTTAGCCAGCTCTATAAGAACCACATCCAG GACTATGGGAGCCCCGGCCCATTCTGGGAGCAAGAGCTCGAGAGTTTGCACCATGTTATTGAGATGAAGAATGAGCGAATCCAtgagctggagaagcagctccTTCTGCTAGAGATGCTG aaagaaaaaaatctaatattaGCCCTGAAAAACACCACCCTGCGGCAGGAGGTTGAGGACCTTCAGTTCCAAGCTGGGAACAGGCTGACCGTGTCAAG GCAGTTCCAGAAAGATCTACTTCAGGACCTGGAGAAGGAGTCGCAAAATGGCCACTGTTGTAGCCGACGGAGGAGCCACTGA
- the Ccdc69 gene encoding coiled-coil domain-containing protein 69 isoform X2 has product MGCRHSRPSRCKRAEKVEETQTELLETLDKEGRILEGRHEEAGQALQTSSAREKDSSSVSVQEAKASLQNSCAMLASSQEAIQAQMNKVEGSILSQLYKNHIQDYGSPGPFWEQELESLHHVIEMKNERIHELEKQLLLLEMLKEKNLILALKNTTLRQEVEDLQFQAGNRLTVSRKSSFSTRERGNRKQST; this is encoded by the exons GTGgaggagacacagacagaacTCCTGGAGACACTGGACAAAGAGGGAAGGATCCTGGAAGGCCGGCATGAAGAGGCTGGGCAGG CCCTGCAGACGTCAAGTGCACGGGAGAAAGACTCTTCTAGTGTCTCCGTCCAAGAGGCTAAAGCCTCATTGCAG AACTCCTGTGCAATGCTGGCCTCATCACAGGAGGCCATCCAAGCCCAGATGAACAAGGTGGAAGGGTCCATACTTAGCCAGCTCTATAAGAACCACATCCAG GACTATGGGAGCCCCGGCCCATTCTGGGAGCAAGAGCTCGAGAGTTTGCACCATGTTATTGAGATGAAGAATGAGCGAATCCAtgagctggagaagcagctccTTCTGCTAGAGATGCTG aaagaaaaaaatctaatattaGCCCTGAAAAACACCACCCTGCGGCAGGAGGTTGAGGACCTTCAGTTCCAAGCTGGGAACAGGCTGACCGTGTCAAG GAAGTCCAGTTTCTcaacaagagaaagaggaaacaggaaacagTCCACCTGA